One window of the Dongia rigui genome contains the following:
- the tauD gene encoding taurine dioxygenase, producing the protein MSNRIVADLIKVEPLGPVIGARVEGIDLARTIDAASRAKLGDALIAHKVLFFENQIITPQQQRNFAAAFGKLHIHPIYPQVADTPEIIIIDTSTQNLPDNDNWHTDVTFIETPPLGAVLYAKELPPSGGDTLWVNNEAAFNALSPAFRAFLERLTATHDFAKSFPAERYARTPAEEKQWLAAKAKNRPVKHPVIRTHPVSGAKGLFVNEGFTTHINELSASESRAVLDLLFKHIGKPDFQVRHRWKTNDVAMWDNRSTQHYAVADYLPHRRVMHRATILGDRPF; encoded by the coding sequence ATGAGCAACCGCATCGTCGCCGACCTGATCAAGGTCGAACCCCTCGGTCCCGTCATCGGCGCGCGCGTCGAGGGCATCGATCTCGCCCGGACGATCGATGCGGCGAGCCGTGCCAAGCTTGGCGACGCCCTCATCGCCCACAAGGTCCTGTTCTTCGAAAACCAGATCATCACGCCGCAGCAGCAGCGCAATTTCGCCGCAGCCTTCGGCAAGCTGCATATCCATCCCATCTATCCGCAGGTCGCCGACACGCCGGAAATCATCATCATCGATACCAGCACGCAGAACCTGCCCGACAACGACAATTGGCACACGGACGTGACCTTCATCGAGACGCCACCCTTGGGCGCCGTGCTCTATGCCAAGGAATTGCCGCCGAGCGGTGGTGATACGCTCTGGGTCAATAACGAGGCGGCCTTCAACGCGCTGTCGCCGGCTTTCCGCGCCTTTCTCGAGCGCCTGACCGCGACCCATGATTTTGCCAAATCCTTCCCGGCCGAGCGCTATGCGCGCACGCCAGCCGAGGAGAAGCAATGGCTGGCGGCCAAGGCCAAGAACCGGCCGGTGAAGCACCCCGTCATCCGCACCCATCCCGTGAGCGGCGCCAAGGGCCTATTCGTCAACGAGGGCTTCACCACCCATATCAACGAACTCTCGGCCAGCGAAAGCCGCGCTGTGCTTGATCTGCTCTTCAAGCATATCGGCAAGCCCGATTTCCAGGTGCGCCATCGCTGGAAGACCAATGACGTCGCGATGTGGGACAACCGCTCGACGCAGCATTACGCGGTGGCCGATT
- a CDS encoding methylglyoxal synthase — MVANKTGDATLALVAHDQMKSRMRDWAVAHERLLARYRLFATGTTGGIIGAACPSLKIKRLKSGPLGGDQQIGALIAEKKVAALIFFIDPMTALPHDVDVKALIRLSILYDIPFACNEATASLLITGMAKK, encoded by the coding sequence ATGGTTGCGAATAAGACGGGCGATGCCACCCTGGCCCTTGTGGCGCATGACCAGATGAAATCCCGTATGCGCGATTGGGCCGTGGCGCATGAAAGGCTGCTGGCGCGCTATCGCCTCTTTGCGACCGGCACGACCGGCGGGATCATCGGCGCCGCCTGCCCCAGCCTGAAGATCAAGCGATTGAAAAGCGGCCCGCTGGGCGGCGACCAGCAGATCGGGGCACTCATTGCCGAGAAAAAGGTCGCGGCGTTGATCTTCTTCATCGATCCGATGACCGCCCTGCCCCATGACGTCGATGTCAAAGCGCTCATCCGCCTCAGCATCCTTTACGACATCCCCTTTGCCTGCAACGAGGCGACGGCGAGCCTCCTCATCACCGGCATGGCGAAAAAATAG
- a CDS encoding multicopper oxidase family protein codes for MSTLFSRRALMAGGTALAACGTLPRFALSAEPFKLAITRRTLVVNGKAASVFGIQQPDGTAGLTLDPGQRFRVDLANEAGEDAVIHWHGMTPPYLQDGVADQDRPLIAVGKTASYDFAPRTGTHWMHSHHGLQEQRLMAAPLIVHSADDLKADMQEVVVLLHDFTFKDPAELLAGLGASAMSHAGHDMSNMGNMDMSNMDMGNMDMSGMDMGAMSGGAMAMDLNDVDYDAYLANDRTLADPLVIRTERKGRVRLRLINGATSTAFHIDLGSLTGSVIAVDGNAVQPVSARRFPMAMGQRLDILVDLPESGGAFPILAVREGGRERTGVILATPGATVAKVAEQGTTPADAVTVDFETRLAAVTPLAAKPVARTLRATLTGGMSPYVWSINGETFGQHHPFEVGLGERVVIDMVNDSMMAHPMHLHGHHFQVVGINGRSFSGAMRDTVLVPIGGKVSIAFDADNAGRWPFHCHNLLHMATGMMTEVVYA; via the coding sequence ATGTCCACGCTTTTCTCACGCCGCGCCTTGATGGCGGGCGGTACAGCATTGGCCGCATGCGGCACACTGCCGCGTTTCGCCTTGTCGGCGGAACCTTTCAAACTGGCGATCACCCGCCGCACACTGGTGGTCAACGGCAAAGCCGCCAGCGTCTTTGGCATCCAGCAACCCGACGGCACCGCCGGGCTCACCCTCGACCCCGGCCAGCGCTTCCGGGTCGACCTCGCCAATGAGGCGGGCGAGGATGCCGTCATTCATTGGCACGGCATGACCCCGCCTTATCTGCAGGACGGTGTTGCCGACCAGGACCGGCCGCTGATCGCAGTGGGGAAAACAGCCAGCTATGATTTCGCCCCGCGCACCGGCACCCACTGGATGCATTCCCATCACGGCTTGCAGGAACAGCGTCTGATGGCGGCACCCCTCATCGTGCATTCGGCCGACGATCTCAAGGCCGACATGCAGGAGGTCGTCGTGTTGCTGCACGATTTTACCTTCAAGGATCCCGCCGAACTTCTGGCGGGGCTTGGCGCCAGCGCCATGTCCCATGCCGGTCACGACATGTCCAATATGGGCAACATGGACATGAGCAATATGGACATGGGCAATATGGATATGAGCGGCATGGATATGGGCGCCATGAGTGGTGGCGCCATGGCGATGGACCTCAACGACGTCGACTACGATGCTTATCTCGCCAATGACCGCACGCTTGCCGATCCGCTCGTCATCCGCACCGAGCGCAAGGGCCGCGTGCGGTTGCGGCTGATCAATGGCGCAACATCCACGGCCTTTCATATCGATCTCGGTTCATTGACCGGCAGCGTCATCGCGGTCGATGGCAATGCCGTCCAACCGGTCAGCGCCCGGCGCTTCCCCATGGCGATGGGCCAGCGCCTCGACATTCTCGTCGATCTCCCCGAATCCGGCGGCGCCTTCCCGATCCTTGCCGTGCGGGAAGGGGGCAGAGAGCGCACCGGCGTCATCTTGGCAACGCCGGGTGCCACGGTGGCCAAAGTGGCGGAGCAGGGCACAACACCGGCCGACGCCGTCACGGTCGATTTCGAAACCCGACTGGCCGCCGTCACACCCTTGGCCGCAAAGCCCGTTGCCCGCACCTTGCGCGCAACGCTCACCGGCGGCATGTCACCTTACGTGTGGTCGATCAATGGCGAGACCTTCGGACAGCATCATCCGTTCGAGGTGGGGCTGGGCGAGCGCGTCGTTATCGACATGGTCAATGACAGCATGATGGCGCATCCCATGCATCTCCACGGCCATCATTTCCAGGTGGTCGGCATCAACGGCCGCAGCTTTTCGGGCGCCATGCGCGACACGGTGCTGGTCCCCATCGGCGGCAAGGTCAGCATCGCCTTCGATGCCGACAACGCTGGCCGCTGGCCGTTCCACTGCCACAACCTCCTGCACATGGCGACCGGCATGATGACGGAAGTCGTCTATGCCTGA
- a CDS encoding efflux RND transporter permease subunit, with protein sequence MFDIFIKRPVLATVISLLILLLGLQSILSLQIRQYPEMFNTTITVTTTFPGADADLMQGFITDPIQKAVATADGIDYLTSKSYAGTSVVTVNVRLNEDPDAAMTAVTAKVNQTRSLLPRGINDPVIVKSTGDQFATMYLAFSSKVMNPGQITDYVTRVIQPKLSTVPGVADPELFGGQKFAMRIWLNPTKMAQYSVSATEVQAAIESNNYLAAAGNAKGYFDVVGTTARTDLRSEQEFRDMVIRNRGTQLVRMSDVATVELGPESSDSSVYVNGEKAVFIGIKTTPDANPLTVVTDVRAMLPTLEANLPSSMNLQIAYDSTIFIRASIEEVMKTIGEAALIVMVVIFMFMGSMRSVIIPLVTMPLSLIGVCLFLLILGFSINLLTLLAMVLAIGLVVDDAIVVVENVHRHIDEGLSPFQAALVGTREIALPVISMTVTLVAVYAPIAFMTGLTGALFKEFALTLAGAVVVSGVVALTLSPMMCSKFLKHDTDKKGLAHRIDKTFDGLRNFYLKLLSASLRDRAATVVFGIIALIAMGGLGFITMMSKELAPSEDQGAAFIIYNGPTDANIDYMDRYGDAMKQGVQSIPELNGFFTINGTDGTNNGFGVAVMKTWSERERTQGPIIGDLTASLSQISGLNTAVVPVPPIPGVDPIPIQFVINTTADYRTLNDVVARFMAELTKRGMVIFFSDIDLKFEKPQTIIEIDRDKAAAYGVTMGEIARTLATMTGGNYVNLINLYNKSYQVIPQVARVDRLDPEKLGDFYVKASGGEPIPLGSLISLRQEVQPISLNQFNQQNSATIQMAAMGTLGASLATMQQVAADVLPEGFTIDYAGQSRQYIQEGNAFFITIAFAIIIIYLVLAAQFESLRDPLVIMISVPLSICGALIPMALGFSTMNIYSQVGLVTLVGLITKHGILICEVAKEQQEKFGLSKLEAVEMAAGLRLRPVLMTTAAMVAGLIPLMFASGAGAASRMSIAIVIIAGMSVGTLFTLFVLPVFYTFLASNHAKQKPGEADVHRTPHDGPSFPATIEG encoded by the coding sequence CTATCTCACCTCGAAATCCTATGCCGGCACCAGCGTGGTGACGGTCAACGTGCGCCTCAACGAAGACCCTGACGCCGCCATGACGGCGGTGACTGCCAAGGTCAACCAGACGCGCTCACTGCTGCCGCGCGGCATCAATGATCCGGTCATCGTGAAGTCGACCGGCGACCAGTTCGCCACCATGTATCTGGCCTTTTCCAGCAAGGTCATGAATCCGGGCCAGATCACCGATTACGTGACGCGCGTCATCCAGCCCAAGCTCTCGACCGTGCCGGGTGTGGCGGATCCGGAACTGTTCGGCGGCCAGAAATTCGCCATGCGCATCTGGCTCAACCCGACCAAGATGGCGCAGTACAGCGTCTCGGCGACCGAAGTACAGGCGGCGATCGAATCCAACAACTATCTGGCGGCCGCCGGCAATGCGAAGGGCTATTTTGACGTCGTCGGCACGACGGCCCGCACTGATCTCAGGAGCGAGCAGGAATTCCGCGACATGGTGATCCGCAATCGCGGAACCCAGCTGGTGCGCATGTCCGATGTCGCGACGGTCGAACTGGGGCCGGAAAGCTCCGATAGCTCGGTCTATGTGAACGGTGAAAAGGCGGTGTTCATCGGCATCAAGACGACGCCGGATGCCAACCCGCTCACCGTCGTCACCGATGTACGCGCCATGCTGCCGACGCTGGAGGCCAATTTGCCGTCCTCCATGAACCTGCAGATCGCCTATGATTCGACGATCTTCATCCGCGCCTCGATCGAGGAAGTGATGAAGACGATCGGCGAAGCGGCGCTCATCGTCATGGTCGTGATCTTCATGTTCATGGGCTCGATGCGCTCGGTCATCATCCCGCTCGTCACCATGCCCTTGTCGCTGATCGGCGTCTGCCTGTTCCTGCTGATCCTCGGCTTTTCGATCAATCTGCTGACATTGCTCGCCATGGTGCTGGCGATCGGCCTTGTGGTCGATGATGCCATCGTCGTCGTCGAAAACGTCCACCGACATATCGATGAAGGGTTAAGTCCCTTCCAGGCGGCGCTGGTCGGTACCCGTGAAATTGCCCTCCCGGTCATCTCGATGACCGTGACGCTGGTCGCGGTCTATGCGCCAATCGCCTTCATGACGGGCCTTACTGGCGCGCTCTTCAAGGAATTTGCGCTGACGCTCGCCGGCGCCGTCGTCGTCTCCGGTGTCGTGGCGCTGACATTGTCGCCGATGATGTGCTCGAAGTTCCTGAAGCACGATACGGACAAGAAAGGCCTGGCGCACCGCATCGACAAAACCTTCGATGGCCTGCGCAACTTCTATCTCAAACTGCTCAGCGCCAGTTTGCGTGACCGGGCCGCGACCGTTGTCTTCGGCATCATCGCGTTGATTGCCATGGGTGGCCTCGGCTTCATCACCATGATGAGCAAGGAATTGGCGCCCAGCGAAGACCAGGGTGCCGCCTTCATCATCTACAACGGCCCGACCGACGCCAATATCGACTACATGGATCGCTATGGCGATGCCATGAAGCAGGGCGTCCAGAGCATTCCGGAGCTCAACGGCTTCTTCACCATCAACGGCACCGACGGCACCAATAACGGTTTCGGTGTTGCCGTCATGAAAACCTGGTCGGAGCGTGAGCGCACCCAGGGGCCGATCATCGGAGATTTGACCGCCTCGCTGTCGCAGATTTCCGGGCTCAACACCGCCGTTGTGCCGGTGCCGCCGATCCCCGGCGTCGATCCGATTCCCATCCAGTTCGTCATCAATACGACGGCGGACTACCGCACCTTGAACGACGTCGTTGCCCGTTTCATGGCCGAACTCACGAAGCGTGGCATGGTGATCTTCTTCTCCGATATCGATCTCAAATTCGAAAAGCCGCAGACGATCATCGAGATCGACCGTGACAAGGCGGCAGCCTATGGCGTCACCATGGGCGAGATCGCCCGGACGCTCGCTACCATGACCGGCGGCAATTACGTGAACCTGATCAACCTCTATAACAAGAGCTATCAGGTCATTCCGCAGGTCGCCCGTGTCGATCGCCTGGATCCCGAGAAGCTCGGCGATTTCTATGTGAAGGCGTCGGGCGGCGAACCCATTCCGCTGGGCAGCCTCATTAGCCTGCGCCAGGAAGTGCAGCCGATCTCACTCAATCAGTTCAACCAGCAGAACTCGGCCACGATCCAGATGGCGGCGATGGGGACGCTGGGTGCCTCGCTCGCCACCATGCAGCAAGTGGCTGCCGACGTTCTGCCCGAAGGCTTTACCATCGATTATGCCGGCCAGTCGCGCCAGTATATCCAGGAGGGAAATGCCTTCTTCATCACCATCGCCTTCGCCATCATCATCATCTATCTGGTGCTGGCGGCGCAGTTCGAAAGCCTGCGCGATCCGCTGGTGATCATGATCTCCGTGCCGCTCTCCATCTGCGGTGCGTTGATCCCGATGGCCCTCGGCTTCTCGACCATGAACATCTACAGCCAGGTCGGTCTCGTGACGCTGGTGGGTCTCATCACCAAGCACGGCATCCTCATCTGCGAAGTGGCGAAGGAGCAGCAGGAGAAGTTCGGTCTTTCCAAACTGGAAGCCGTCGAAATGGCGGCTGGGCTGCGACTGCGCCCCGTCCTCATGACGACGGCCGCCATGGTGGCCGGCCTCATCCCGCTGATGTTTGCCAGCGGTGCGGGTGCCGCCAGCCGCATGTCGATCGCCATCGTGATCATCGCCGGCATGAGTGTGGGTACGTTGTTCACGCTCTTCGTGCTGCCGGTCTTCTACACCTTCCTCGCTTCCAATCATGCCAAGCAGAAGCCGGGTGAGGCGGATGTGCACCGCACGCCGCATGACGGTCCCAGCTTTCCGGCAACGATCGAGGGCTGA